One region of candidate division TA06 bacterium B3_TA06 genomic DNA includes:
- a CDS encoding ArsR family transcriptional regulator: MIEDSLTGVLFGKTRRAILALFYGHPDESFYIRQVMRITGVGFGVVQRELGRLFKAGILERRTIGRQIHYSANKDCPIFEELKNLVMKTFGLADVLKAALIPLAARISAAFIYGSFAQGRQNSSSDVDVIVIGEVGFSEVVEALTPAQEKLRREINPTVYPPDEFRSKVAAKHHFLSSVLKGEKIFLVGSARELAGLG, from the coding sequence ATGATTGAAGATTCTTTGACTGGAGTGCTATTCGGAAAGACCCGAAGAGCTATTCTGGCCTTGTTTTATGGACATCCTGATGAATCCTTTTATATACGTCAAGTGATGCGTATCACAGGTGTGGGATTCGGAGTAGTTCAACGAGAACTGGGACGGCTTTTCAAGGCAGGGATTCTTGAACGTAGAACGATAGGGCGGCAAATTCATTACAGCGCCAACAAGGACTGCCCTATCTTTGAGGAACTTAAGAATCTGGTAATGAAAACCTTTGGTCTGGCAGACGTGCTTAAGGCGGCTTTAATCCCGTTGGCCGCTCGGATTAGTGCGGCTTTTATCTACGGCTCCTTTGCTCAGGGACGCCAGAACAGCTCAAGCGACGTTGACGTAATTGTGATAGGCGAGGTAGGCTTCTCAGAGGTTGTAGAAGCTCTTACACCCGCCCAGGAGAAGCTTCGCCGGGAGATTAACCCCACCGTCTATCCGCCCGATGAGTTCCGCTCTAAGGTTGCCGCTAAGCACCATTTTCTGTCAAGCGTTCTTAAGGGCGAAAAGATATTCCTGGTAGGAAGTGCACGTGAGCTTGCAGGACTGGGTTAA
- a CDS encoding DNA helicase, whose translation MQELNLKPHHKAVKDYYANLQKLDLFRETKEGSVSPAFGILLRKCAKQFDLTLVEQYRMKARNNSASIQVDGALLDEYKLPHGYWEAKDTRDDLEVEVQKKFKKGYPKDNIIFQSPDRIILYQHGQEVFDKDISETNQENLIAALKLFFAYEPPAYDQWERAVEEFKPLIPQLGEGLRDKIRDEYKQNPDFKKAFEDFFALCKQSLNPNLSKQAVGEMLIQHLMTERLFRTVFNNPDFVRHNIIAAEIEKVVDTLTSHYFSRKDFLAKLDRFYGAIETTAATIDDYSQKQSFLNTVYEQFFQGFSVKVADVLGIIYTPQPIVNFMVNSVEDILKKEFNSSLSSENVHILDPFVGTGSFIVRIMREMKKTALPHKYAHELHCNDIMLLPYYIASMNIEHAYYELTGRYEPFEGICFVDTFELAEEKQRPLFVKANTERVQRQKRAPIFVIIGNPPYNAGQVNENDNNKNRKYPVMDRRVSEKYGEASRATLIRRLNDPYVKAILWASERIGNEGIVALVTNNSFIDGVTFDGMRKSLAEDFTSLYILDLGGDVRKNPKISGTTHNVFGIQVGVSINLLVKSKSRTKKGEIYYARLDEYWRKEQKYEFLENKGHRNNIDWQKINPDKNYTWLTEGICDEFETFIPLCSKEAKQSKGTPCGTIFQVLAPGVVTARDPIVYDYDVEILANRIEAFCDNYNTEVHRYVSKGKPEDVDGFVDYEKVKWSAHLKDALRRGQEAKFNKSKIRKALYRPFKQILLYYDEILNDRPGLFRWFFLSEKEESVNRLICINGAGIKKPLHTIMTNHIPDFQLTSNGHCFPFYTYDEDGSNRRENITDWALQRFREHYGSPRPSGTPLKEGGQPEAVPLNKGEPKGDQITKWDIFHYVYGLLHHPGYREKYAANLKRELPRIPFAPDFWAFARAGKKFADLHVNYEDQPEYELEEIENPDVPLNLKVEKMKLSKDKTQLIYNDFLTLAGIPEEVYQYRLGNRSALEWIVDQYRVKTDKRSGIVSDPNRADDEQYIIRLIKKVITVSLETVKVVNQLKGLEISE comes from the coding sequence TTGCAGGAGCTGAATCTTAAACCACACCACAAGGCTGTTAAGGACTACTACGCCAATCTTCAGAAGCTTGACCTATTCCGCGAAACCAAGGAAGGCTCAGTATCTCCAGCATTTGGCATACTGTTAAGGAAGTGTGCCAAGCAGTTTGATCTCACCCTGGTTGAGCAGTACCGAATGAAAGCCCGCAATAACTCAGCGTCCATCCAGGTCGACGGTGCTCTGCTTGACGAATACAAGCTGCCTCACGGTTACTGGGAAGCCAAGGATACGAGAGACGATCTTGAGGTAGAAGTCCAGAAGAAGTTCAAGAAAGGATACCCCAAAGACAACATCATCTTCCAGTCACCGGATAGAATCATCCTTTACCAGCACGGACAAGAAGTCTTCGATAAAGATATCTCCGAGACCAACCAAGAAAACCTTATCGCCGCCCTCAAGCTGTTCTTTGCCTACGAGCCGCCCGCTTACGACCAGTGGGAAAGAGCGGTCGAGGAATTCAAGCCGCTCATTCCTCAGCTAGGCGAGGGATTACGAGATAAGATAAGAGACGAGTACAAGCAGAACCCCGACTTCAAGAAGGCGTTTGAAGATTTCTTTGCGCTCTGCAAACAGTCCTTGAATCCTAACCTCTCCAAGCAGGCGGTGGGGGAGATGCTTATCCAGCATCTTATGACCGAGCGGCTGTTCCGCACCGTGTTCAACAACCCTGATTTCGTGCGTCACAACATCATCGCAGCAGAGATCGAGAAGGTCGTGGACACCCTCACCTCTCACTACTTCAGCCGCAAGGATTTCCTGGCCAAGCTTGACCGCTTCTACGGGGCCATCGAAACCACCGCCGCAACCATAGACGACTACTCGCAGAAGCAGTCGTTCCTCAACACCGTGTACGAACAGTTCTTCCAGGGGTTCTCGGTCAAGGTGGCCGACGTCCTCGGCATCATCTACACCCCCCAGCCGATTGTGAATTTCATGGTCAACTCCGTGGAAGATATTCTCAAAAAGGAATTCAACAGTTCCCTTTCGTCTGAGAACGTGCACATCCTTGATCCCTTCGTGGGTACTGGTAGTTTTATTGTGCGCATCATGCGGGAGATGAAGAAGACCGCACTGCCCCACAAGTACGCGCACGAGCTACACTGCAATGATATAATGCTTTTGCCCTACTACATTGCCTCGATGAACATCGAGCACGCGTATTACGAGCTTACCGGGCGCTACGAACCGTTTGAGGGAATCTGCTTCGTGGATACCTTTGAGCTGGCCGAGGAAAAGCAGCGTCCGCTTTTTGTGAAGGCCAACACCGAGCGCGTCCAACGCCAGAAACGCGCCCCCATCTTCGTAATCATCGGCAACCCGCCGTATAACGCAGGACAGGTGAATGAGAACGATAACAATAAGAACCGAAAGTATCCTGTGATGGACAGGAGAGTATCCGAGAAGTATGGTGAAGCTTCAAGGGCTACCTTGATTCGTAGATTGAATGACCCTTACGTCAAAGCAATACTGTGGGCTTCAGAAAGAATAGGCAATGAAGGCATCGTCGCTTTAGTAACTAACAATAGCTTTATTGATGGAGTGACTTTTGACGGGATGAGAAAATCCTTAGCTGAAGACTTTACTTCCCTTTATATTTTAGACTTAGGTGGTGATGTCCGTAAGAACCCAAAGATATCAGGTACAACACACAATGTTTTTGGGATTCAAGTTGGTGTAAGTATCAACTTGTTAGTTAAGAGTAAGTCACGAACCAAAAAGGGGGAAATTTACTATGCACGTCTTGATGAATACTGGCGTAAGGAGCAGAAATATGAATTTCTTGAGAATAAAGGGCACAGAAATAACATTGATTGGCAAAAGATCAACCCCGATAAGAACTATACTTGGCTAACAGAAGGAATTTGTGATGAATTTGAAACTTTTATTCCCCTTTGTTCTAAGGAAGCTAAACAATCTAAGGGTACGCCTTGCGGAACAATATTTCAAGTTTTGGCACCGGGTGTCGTTACAGCAAGAGATCCTATCGTTTACGATTATGATGTTGAGATATTAGCCAATAGGATAGAAGCCTTTTGTGATAACTACAATACAGAAGTCCACAGGTATGTATCTAAGGGGAAACCAGAAGATGTAGACGGTTTTGTTGATTATGAAAAAGTGAAGTGGAGTGCGCATTTAAAAGATGCTCTTAGACGAGGCCAAGAAGCTAAGTTTAATAAGTCTAAAATCAGGAAGGCGTTGTACCGACCCTTTAAACAAATCCTATTGTATTATGATGAAATTCTAAACGATAGACCGGGTTTGTTTAGATGGTTCTTTCTTTCTGAAAAAGAAGAATCGGTAAACCGCTTAATATGTATTAATGGTGCAGGTATTAAAAAACCTTTACATACAATAATGACCAACCATATCCCTGATTTCCAATTAACTTCAAATGGACATTGCTTCCCATTCTACACCTACGACGAGGACGGGAGCAACCGGCGGGAGAACATTACCGATTGGGCGCTGCAGCGGTTCAGGGAGCACTATGGATCCCCTCGCCCTTCGGGCACCCCCCTTAAAGAAGGGGGGCAACCTGAAGCGGTCCCCCTTAATAAGGGGGAACCAAAGGGGGATCAAATTACCAAGTGGGACATATTCCACTACGTGTACGGGCTGCTGCACCATCCCGGATACCGCGAAAAGTACGCCGCAAACCTGAAACGCGAACTGCCCCGCATCCCCTTTGCCCCGGACTTTTGGGCCTTTGCCAGGGCAGGCAAAAAGTTTGCCGATCTGCACGTCAACTACGAAGACCAGCCCGAATACGAGCTTGAGGAAATTGAGAACCCCGATGTGCCCCTAAACCTGAAAGTGGAGAAGATGAAACTTTCCAAGGACAAAACCCAGCTTATCTACAACGACTTCCTCACCTTGGCAGGCATCCCTGAAGAGGTCTACCAATACCGTCTCGGCAACCGCTCGGCCCTGGAGTGGATCGTTGACCAGTACCGGGTTAAGACCGATAAACGTTCAGGCATCGTAAGCGATCCCAATCGCGCCGATGATGAGCAGTACATTATCCGATTGATCAAGAAGGTGATAACCGTGAGCCTGGAGACGGTAAAGGTCGTCAACCAGCTCAAAGGGCTGGAAATATCTGAATAA